Genomic segment of Eupeodes corollae chromosome 2, idEupCoro1.1, whole genome shotgun sequence:
atactcgtatttattaagatcagaagtgagaaacaagtccaatgtattttctgctcgaccATTACCAGACCagacaaaaatctttaaaaaatacttactaATACGACTTTATGTCAAAAACGACTTTATGTTTTAAAACTGCTTAAAGTGCTATTTCTAGCATGTTCAACTTTCGAAACTTGACATTTGGAGTTGAATTTTTGGGAGTCTTACTTACAATTCATTCCAAAATATGCTTTTTTTCTAAACTGATATAAATTTATTACTACAATAATTCGTAATTTGTATAGTTTCAAACGATTTTgtctcaaaactatttttttttaaattggcggGACTAATAACTCAAACATTTCTTAACCAATTCTTATGAAATTTGGAACACGTCTTCCCTATAGggtaaaattatacaaaacgcCCCAGCTTATGAAATGCTCCACTAGCAAGTTACCATGCTAATAATAACTTATACAGACgcttagtccaaaaagtctccgtataGGAGAATAAAGTactaggaataaatgtaaaatcgAAAATGGAACCGttcacctttttaccaaatttaaaacaattgtggttgtgattttcaaaatacttgtttttaatatattgttctaataaattttcataaacaatttgGGACAAAGAAAATTCTGAAACTTGTATTTTAATATATGcatgataaataaatatacataattaaacAAAGATTCCTTTATTTCTTCACTATTAAAGAACTGAAAAAGCTCAAAACCACAGCGGTTATATTTATTGCCCCCGTTAAGGCagttcaataaaacaaaaatagagacattttaaattttattaaaaccttttttaaacgCTAAAATTACTAACTTTTGAACCAGTCTTTTGTAATGTATTTAATTGATGTTGAACTGGCGATCGAAGTTTTAAAATGctaaaatatttacagaaaTTTACTGCTGAGACCTAAGTTACGTACGAAGATCcttgaaaaaatgttaattgttgGAAATTTTCAACTTAGATTCGATAAAAACtatatcaaaaatttcaaaaccgcaaacaaagttttcaaaagttttagaaaatctcTTAATAGTGAAATGGGTGAAGTATCTACACttcttaaactaatttaatgCTCCcccgtttaaatatttaaaatactgttgaTCAATCAAAATCATTACAATTATTCAACATCttgtataaacatttattatCTGCAATCTTTATCTACTCCCGTTTCATGTAACTAAAACTTTCctaaaaataatgtatattttttgtttactttacagGTGCTTAGCTACCAATAATCTCATCGGTCTTATGGGCATGCTAACACAGTTAATCTTAAAGCTCTACCTTCCCGACCAGATACTTGCTGATTTAGTTCGTGTCCGCTGCATAGGATTGGTCGTTTGGCGATTTTTCGGATTAAGCTCCGGATGCATTGCGGCAGTTATGGCACTCGAAAGGTGGATGGCTTTGGCTAAACCATTTATTTACCACAAGGTATATATAATTAAATCaaacttaattaatatttatgtgTAGATAATCtatcttttttttgattttagcaTATAACATATCATGTTGTCCGAAAAACGATACATGTGTTGATAGCAGTAGCCACGGTTATAACATTCCTACCATTTGTGGGCTTTGGAGTTTACTTCAATGAAAAGACACGTCAATGCCAACGCTATCGAGAGGCTGAGACGCTCTGGGATAAGTCTTATGCAGTTTTGTTTATGGCTTTCGGTAAGATATTTTGCTACATTTACTCCTAACttaatatacttaaaaaatactttaatttaattaggGTCATTGCTGTGCGTTGTGATTGTGGCATGTAACTTATTTGTGACACGAGTTCTCTGTTTTATTGGTCGTAGTAAGACACACTGCCATACACGCAACTACAAAACCGTTAATCAAGAAAAGGATGCCGATGTCAGTTCGGCACTTTATCACTCCAATAATGTGGCCAATGCTACTACATCACCGGACGAGATCAAATTTGCCAAACTTATGACATTCCTGAGTATATCCTTTGTCATTTGTTGGATGCCTCAAATGGTAATATTTAAATACCACTTTATCTTTTAAACGatgtaaaagtttgttttctttaaaggtTTCTATCGTATTTGCACTCAAGGCAAATCCATTGCCAAAGGATCACTGGTTTTTTGGCTTAGCCGACATTCTTATGGCATTGCATTTTACATCAGATCCATATGTCTATGTTCTGAGCAGAACAAAACAGCCAGTTATCATGAGCTACGTTAAGCGTTGGCGGTGTGGTCTTAGGCGATCGTTAAGCGATCAAAGTCGATTACGAACCGTTGACCATACCACAGAGTATAATGTGTAGTTTAGCATTTGCATCCAGTTGTATGTCAGTTGTATGAAATACATTCggttaattaaactttttcttaatttgtactcttaactttttctttaacatttcttggaaatattaataagaaaaaaggatataatgtatatgtatagACTTTAAGCTTATAAgattatatcaaaaacaaattaacttaaatgAGATTTGaaggataaaaaaaaactatttttgtgactgctcttttaaatatataataattttatgatattaaagcaaataaagatatatatatttgtaaaaatagttatgattaaaaatagttttacttaAACTACAAACATGAAATAATATAAGCAGCTAAGcaccttttattatatttacttcttgtaaaaatgaaaagacTAAGAAACATCGTATACTTCAaaccgaaaataaaaaacataaacattacaagtgttcaaaaattaaagcaacaTTTGAATGAACCATGTTCGGTTTAGAAGAATATTACAAATCCTGGGTTTGAAAAATACATCTTGATTGTGACagttaatttagaaaaaaaagtgtgttggaCCAGTTTTTGATGGAGTTATCAATGAATAAGAATTAACTGCCATTTTCAAACATTCTTATAGGGTGACCACTTATAACTTTTACGCCATATTTTgcgatacaaaatttaactctAGATTTCTATTTTCTCTAATCCATtcatttgaataaaacttttctttttataattagaGCAAGCtcaaagggttttgtataccttta
This window contains:
- the LOC129945562 gene encoding prostaglandin D2 receptor; its protein translation is MNSQIFLNSSNVEGPVSAVAIAAASESLWSSTASSSLEHVVASTTMRALVQRRFSKSAFGMVIVFLFFILGVMGNFLALVILARKRTSKNSKYTLMLRCLATNNLIGLMGMLTQLILKLYLPDQILADLVRVRCIGLVVWRFFGLSSGCIAAVMALERWMALAKPFIYHKHITYHVVRKTIHVLIAVATVITFLPFVGFGVYFNEKTRQCQRYREAETLWDKSYAVLFMAFGSLLCVVIVACNLFVTRVLCFIGRSKTHCHTRNYKTVNQEKDADVSSALYHSNNVANATTSPDEIKFAKLMTFLSISFVICWMPQMVSIVFALKANPLPKDHWFFGLADILMALHFTSDPYVYVLSRTKQPVIMSYVKRWRCGLRRSLSDQSRLRTVDHTTEYNV